In the Gossypium raimondii isolate GPD5lz chromosome 9, ASM2569854v1, whole genome shotgun sequence genome, one interval contains:
- the LOC105798004 gene encoding protein BREAKING OF ASYMMETRY IN THE STOMATAL LINEAGE yields MFTPSILSRLVRWSVRAFASCFLACTFAKEKQAEMNPSPSAKHSTGHVVSETKNNTGDEKISDKNRRQRDHSRTMSKSIVSVDKESENSSWVCLPDEEYVVFCIKEDGAYDVTIESNKSEESNQSERSLWLVNRKIDSTEDAERDELSSDEGRSNEDASEGEANATKEQGNGERAMTCCEVVFASSSLKRLEESRDSYQFDGSTGLASGSLRRLAESRDSYESDGSTGSFTFPVLELDWIGSPMRMPMPEGITPSKNKAHCVPMPRKKGIGTRKNKNHFVYFQCFRF; encoded by the exons atgtttactCCATCGATATTAAGTAGGCTTGTTAGATGGAGTGTTCGGGCATTTGCTTCATGTTTCTTGGCTTGCACATTCGCCA AAGAGAAACAGGCAGAGATGAATCCGTCTCCGTCGGCGAAACATTCGACAGGACACGTTGTTTCCGAAACGAAAAACAATACGGGAGATGAGAAGATTAGTGACAAAAATAGACGACAGCGGGACCACAGTCGGACAATGTCGAAAAGCATTGTTTCAGTGGACAAGGAAAGCGAAAACTCGAGCTGGGTATGTCTCCCTGATGAAGAATACGTAGTTTTTTGTATTAAAGAAGACGGAGCTTATGATGTTACGATAGAATCAAACAAATCAGAAGAATCAAATCAATCCGAAAGAAGTTTATGGTTGGTTAATAGAAAG ATTGATTCTACCGAGGACGCCGAAAGAGATGAACTGAGCAGTGATGAAGGAAGATCAAATGAAGACGCGAGTGAAGGAGAGGCCAATGCTACTAAAGAACAG GGTAATGGAGAAAGGGCCATGACTTGCTGTGAAGTAGTGTTCGCTTCAAGTAGCTTGAAAAGATTAGAAGAATCAAGAGACTCTTATCAATTTGATGGTAGCACGGGACTAGCTTCAGGTAGCTTAAGGAGATTAGCAGAATCAAGGGACTCATATGAATCTGATGGTAGCACTGGATCCTTTACCTTTCCTGT ATTAGAGTTGGATTGGATTGGAAGTCCAATGAGAATGCCAATGCCGGAAGGCATTACCCCAAGCAAGAACAAGGCCCATTGTGTGCCAATGCCAAGGAAGAAAGGCATTGGCACAAGGAAGAACAAGAACCATTTTGTGTATTTTCAatgttttagattttga
- the LOC105800803 gene encoding protein MICROTUBULE BINDING PROTEIN 2C, which translates to MFEPQHLLDLQENSGFGTWLSGDNSNSSPTHRRVESSLVHSAPGDVDRVLYKDLVEMIPLVQSLIERKANSSFTRRGSMIYTKTPSRESLSRKTTDVKGRNTGLAIPVKKKKDQVDKNGDSLPIFSSRDLITEKENEELIALRGQVEDLQKKLLEKEDLLKSVEISKNHINDVQAELEQLNRHAAEKDSLIKSIQLHLSDAKIKLADKQAALEKTQWEAMTSKQTLEKLQNDIDSMQGEFSSFMLLLNGLTKKNRTAYAEDYDVAPYHSEHFPHLDDVDDKEMPKMEEARQAYVAALDAAKEKQDEESLAAAASARLHLQSFLFKSEGKISMEQPEFGIRFSENPC; encoded by the exons ATGTTTGAGCCGCAACATTTGTTAGATTTACAAGAAAATTCAGGTTTTGGAACTTGGCTTTCAGGGGATAACAGTAACTCGTCCCCGACTCATCGTCGAGTTGAGTCCTCACTCGTTCATTCAGCCCCTGGCGATGTGGATCGTGTCCTCTACAAGGATCTCGTTGAGATGATCCCTCTTGTTCAGTCCCTCATT GAGCGTAAAGCAAACAGTTCATTTACAAGGCGTGGATCGATGATATATACCAAGACACCTTCAAGGGAATCCCTATCTCGTAAA ACTACGGATGTAAAAGGAAGGAATACAGGTTTGGCTATTccagtgaaaaagaaaaaggatcaAGTAGACAAGAATGGTGATAGTTTACCAATCTTTTCCTCGAGGGATTTGATaacagaaaaggaaaatgaggagTTAATTGCACTGAGAGGACAAGTGGAGGATCTGCAAAAAAAGTTGTTGGAGAAAGAGGACCTTCTAAAATCTGTAGAGATTTCAAAGAACCATATTAATGATGTTCAAGCAGAACTTGAGCAACTGAATCGACATGCTGCAGAAAAGGACTCTTTAATCAAGTCCATTCAGCTGCATCTCTCTGATGCTAAG ATTAAGCTAGCAGACAAGCAGGCGGCCTTAGAAAAGACACAATGGGAAGCAATGACATCTAAACAAACGTTGGAGAAGCTGCAAAATGATATAGACTCCATGCAAGGagaattttcatcatttatgCTGTTATTAAATGGCTTGACAAAGAAAAATCGCACTGCATATGCTGAAGATTATGATGTAGCACCATACCATTCGGAGCATTTCCCTCACCTA GATGATGTAGATGACAAGGAGATGCCGAAAATGGAAGAAGCAAGGCAAGCTTATGTCGCCGCTCTCGATGCTGCCAAAGAGAAGCAAGACGAAGAATCCCTTGCCGCTGCAGCCAGTGCAAGGCTACATCTTcaatcctttcttttcaaatccgaaG GTAAAATCTCTATGGAACAGCCTGAGTTCGGTATCAGATTTTCCGAAAACCCGTGTTGA